A single region of the Streptomyces sp. NBC_01803 genome encodes:
- a CDS encoding ABC transporter ATP-binding protein has product MSVIQTESLTKRYPRVTALDRLTVDIGPGVTGLVGANGAGKSTLIKLLLGLAPASEGTATVLGRDAAREGGAIREQVGYMPEHDCLPPDVSATEFVVHMARMSGLPASAARERTADTLRHVGLYEERYRPIGGYSTGMKQRVKLAQALVHDPRLVLLDEPTNGLDPAGRDEMLGLIRRVHADFGISVLVTSHLLGELERTSDHIVVIDGGKLLRSQAIAAFTEVTASLAVEVTDSDAHPDGAAALLAALGARGLTATAGTGHLVYVDAADEAVYDGVRDAITDLDLGLIRMEQRRHRIAEVFQEAAQ; this is encoded by the coding sequence CATCGGGCCGGGGGTGACGGGCCTCGTCGGGGCGAACGGCGCCGGCAAGTCGACCCTGATCAAGCTCCTGCTGGGGCTGGCCCCGGCGAGCGAGGGCACCGCCACCGTGCTCGGCCGGGACGCCGCCCGCGAGGGCGGCGCCATCCGCGAGCAGGTCGGGTACATGCCGGAGCACGACTGCCTGCCGCCCGATGTCTCGGCCACCGAGTTCGTCGTGCACATGGCCCGCATGTCGGGGCTGCCCGCCAGCGCGGCTCGCGAGCGCACCGCCGACACGCTGCGCCACGTCGGCCTGTACGAGGAGCGGTACCGGCCGATCGGCGGCTACTCGACGGGCATGAAGCAGCGCGTCAAGCTCGCTCAGGCGCTGGTGCACGATCCGCGGCTGGTGCTGCTGGACGAGCCGACGAACGGTCTCGACCCGGCCGGGCGCGACGAGATGCTCGGCCTGATCCGGCGCGTGCACGCCGACTTCGGGATATCGGTCCTGGTCACCTCGCACCTGCTCGGGGAGTTGGAGCGGACCAGCGACCACATCGTCGTCATCGACGGCGGCAAGCTGCTGCGCTCCCAGGCCATCGCCGCGTTCACCGAGGTCACCGCGTCCCTGGCGGTGGAGGTCACCGACAGCGACGCCCACCCGGACGGCGCGGCGGCGCTGCTCGCCGCCCTCGGGGCGCGCGGTCTGACCGCCACCGCCGGGACCGGGCACCTGGTCTACGTGGACGCCGCCGACGAGGCGGTCTACGACGGGGTCCGCGACGCCATCACCGACCTGGACCTGGGCCTGATCCGCATGGAGCAGCGCCGCCACCGCATCGCCGAGGTCTTCCAGGAGGCTGCCCAGTGA